In a genomic window of Trichoderma atroviride chromosome 4, complete sequence:
- a CDS encoding uncharacterized protein (BUSCO:EOG092D2DQ7): MGQHSDPDSPPPRRPYKRPAEDDLQDDLPQPYNANSLQAPKRRAISPSEQPRKQKRPGARARFSEAEREAIRQRQLERDRQAAEAVQAAEASKIRGINDVVREHYNSVPQRGRDWRTRESKIKGLRVFNNWVKSCIIQRYSPDEDHDPGSREAGRSSGKELLVLDIGCGKGGDLSKWQQAPQPIQLYVGLDPANVSIEQARDRYRQMGSRGGRGGRGGRFNHRPPPRLFDARFHVKDCYAESIEDVEIIRQVGFDPSTMNRRGFDVVSMMFCMHYAFESENHARTMLRNVAGALKKGGRFIGCIPNSDVLGERVRIFNAELAAKRKAKEDEKKENGQESTTPTTTPPPAEPEDGEVEEGEAEPTAEWGNSIYRVRFPGKTPEDGIFRPAFGWKYNFFLDEAVEEVPEYVVPWEAFRALAEDFNLELQFHKSFSDIWETEKDDPELGPLSERMGVRERGGGRLLVSDEEMEAASFYIGFCFYKV, translated from the coding sequence ATGGGCCAACACTCCGATCCCGACTCCCCCCCTCCGAGGAGACCCTACAAGCGACCAGCTGAAGACGACCTGCAAGACGACCTCCCTCAGCCGTACAATGCCAACTCTCTCCAAGCACCCAAGCGACGCGCCATATCCCCCTCCGAGCAGCCCAGAAAGCAGAAGCGCCCTGGGGCGCGAGCCCGCTTCTCCGAGGCCGAGCGGGAGGccatccgccagcgccagctcgaACGCGATCGTCAAGCCGCCGAAGCCGTCCAGGCCGCCGAGGCGAGCAAGATACGAGGCATCAACGATGTCGTCAGAGAGCACTACAACAGCGTGCCCCAGCGGGGACGCGACTGGCGCACCCGCGAGAGCAAGATCAAGGGCCTGCGCGTCTTCAACAACTGGGTCAAGAGCTGCATCATCCAGCGCTACTCGCCCGACGAGGACCACGATCCTGGCTCGCGGGAGGCGGGACGCTCCAGCGGCAAGGAGCTTCTCGTTCTTGACATCGGCTGTGGAAAGGGCGGTGACCTCAGCAAGTGGCAGCAGGCACCGCAGCCTATTCAGCTCTACGTCGGCTTGGATCCCGCCAACGTCAGTATCGAGCAGGCGAGAGATCGATATCGACAGATGGGCTCTCGCGGGGGCCGAGGTGGTCGTGGCGGGCGATTCAACCATAGGCCACCACCTCGTCTCTTTGACGCGCGCTTTCACGTCAAAGATTGCTACGCGGAGAGCATTGAAGACGTCGAGATTATCCGCCAGGTCGGCTTCGACCCGTCCACGATGAACCGCCGTGGTTTTGACGTTGTGAGCATGATGTTCTGCATGCACTATGCTTTCGAATCCGAAAACCATGCCCGCACCATGCTTCGCAACGTCGCTGGCGCACTCAAAAAGGGCGGCCGCTTCATCGGCTGCATTCCCAATTCCGACGTTCTCGGCGAGCGCGTCcgcatcttcaacgccgaATTAGCTGCTAAGCGGAAAGCCaaagaggatgaaaagaaggaaaatggCCAAGAGTCCACCACCCCCACAACCACGCCACCTCCCGCAGAGCCAGAGGACGGCGAAGtcgaagagggcgaggccgAACCGACAGCCGAATGGGGCAACTCAATCTACCGCGTGCGTTTCCCGGGCAAGACCCCCGAAGATGGCATCTTTCGGCCTGCGTTTGGGTGGAAATACAATTTCTTCCTGgacgaggccgtcgaggAAGTCCCCGAGTATGTCGTCCCCTGGGAGGCCTTCCGTGCGCTAGCCGAAGACTTCAACTTGGAATTGCAGTTCCACAAGTCCTTTTCGGATATTTGGGAGACGGAAAAGGATGACCCTGAATTGGGACCCCTGAGCGAGAGGATGGGCGTTCGTGAGAGAGGCGGTGGCAGACTGCTAGTCTcggatgaggagatggaggcggccAGCTTTTACATCGGATTTTGCTTTTACAAGGTGTAA